One segment of Neobacillus endophyticus DNA contains the following:
- a CDS encoding nitrate reductase subunit alpha: protein MKKKRSPLINRLRYLTPIEKQSNNHSQTTYENRDWERAYRGRWQHDKVVRSTHGVNCTGSCSWNIFVKDGIVTWEGQQTDYPSTGPDMPDFEPRGCPRGASFSWYIYSPLRVKYPYVRGILLNMWREALMENANPLDAWKSIVENPEKAKAYKQARGKGGLVRAEWPEVLKLISSSLLYTVIKYGPDRNAGFSPIPAMSMVSYASGSRFMSLMGGPMLSFYDWYADLPPASPQIWGDQTDVPESSDWYNSGYILTWGSNVPQTRTPDAHFLAEVRYRGTKVVSVSPDYAESTKFSDDWLKVKQGTDGALAMAMGHVILKEFYVDQQQEYFIRYAKQYTDFPFVVTLKQDGEHFIPDRFLNASDLGKDVGNGEFKPVLWNDLNDKLVIPNGTMGSRWEDKAKWNLKMIDEETGERIDPRLSFKGIEEAIGTVKIPYFSQSGNEILYRNVPVKKVEANGEVIYTTTVFDLTLANYGVDRGLGGQAAKTLGNDIPFTPAWQERITGVKQELVTKIAREFAQNALDTNGRSMIIVGAGINHWFNADTIYRAVLNLVLFVGVQGVNGGGWAHYVGQEKLRPAEGWQTIATAKDWTGPAKLQNGTSFFYFTTDQWRYEEQPVSEHISPLYNKARYDHYADYNVLAARLGWLPSYPTFNQNGIELYKEAEKNGYTNPEEVGKYVAEKLKDRKLQFAIEDPDNPVNFPRNLFVWRSNLISSSGKGHEYFLKHLLGTTNGLLNDDGDSLRPEEVKWHDDAPEGKLDLLINLDFRMAGTALYSDIVLPAATWYEKHDLSSTDMHPFIHPFNPAISSPWESRSDWDIFKLLAKTVSELAATLNIEPMKEIVATPLLHDTPQELAQPLGKIKDWSKGECEQIPGKTMPQIHVVERDYKLIFAKMTSLGPNVKNAPYGIKGINWSAADEYEKLKKVLGTVCGGVGDGCPKIETAKSVSDAILTLSSTSNGRMAVKAWEALEKKTDLELVDLAAEREEECFTFEQITAQPKTVITSPAFSGSEKGGRRYSPFTTNVERLIPWRTVTGRQSFYVDHEMMQEFGEAMATFKPILNHKPFRKNRPEVEGKEIVLNYLTPHNKWSVHSMYFDSQPMLTLFRGGPTVWMNKDDAADVGIMDNDWIECFNRNGVVVARAVVSHRIPRGMAFMHHAQDRHINVPGTKLTNNRGGTHNSPTRIHVKPTHMIGGYGQLSYGFNYYGPTGNQRDLNVVIRKLKEVDWLED from the coding sequence ATGAAGAAGAAGCGATCACCACTAATCAATCGCTTAAGATATTTAACTCCAATTGAAAAACAATCCAATAACCACAGTCAAACCACTTATGAAAACCGTGATTGGGAACGCGCATATCGCGGAAGATGGCAGCATGATAAGGTAGTTCGCTCCACCCACGGAGTCAACTGTACAGGTTCATGCAGCTGGAACATATTTGTGAAGGATGGCATCGTGACATGGGAAGGTCAGCAGACAGACTACCCTTCAACAGGCCCTGATATGCCGGACTTTGAACCGCGCGGCTGTCCTCGAGGCGCAAGTTTTTCATGGTATATTTACAGTCCGCTTCGTGTGAAGTATCCATATGTACGCGGCATTTTATTGAACATGTGGCGTGAAGCCTTAATGGAGAATGCGAATCCTTTGGATGCATGGAAAAGTATTGTGGAAAATCCTGAGAAAGCAAAAGCTTACAAACAGGCACGTGGTAAAGGCGGTTTAGTACGGGCTGAATGGCCGGAGGTTCTTAAGCTAATCTCTTCTTCCCTTCTTTACACTGTGATCAAATATGGCCCTGACCGAAATGCTGGATTTTCACCCATTCCAGCCATGTCAATGGTCAGCTATGCTTCAGGTTCCCGATTTATGTCACTGATGGGCGGACCTATGCTGAGTTTCTACGATTGGTATGCTGACCTGCCTCCTGCTTCCCCACAAATTTGGGGTGACCAGACAGATGTACCGGAAAGCAGTGATTGGTACAATTCAGGCTACATTTTGACATGGGGTTCAAACGTGCCGCAAACCCGTACACCAGATGCTCACTTCCTTGCAGAGGTAAGATATCGCGGTACAAAAGTGGTTTCTGTTAGCCCTGACTATGCAGAGTCCACTAAATTCTCAGATGATTGGCTGAAGGTAAAACAAGGTACTGACGGTGCTCTGGCTATGGCAATGGGTCACGTCATTTTAAAAGAATTTTATGTAGATCAACAGCAAGAATATTTCATTCGTTATGCAAAGCAATATACGGACTTCCCATTTGTCGTTACATTAAAACAAGACGGTGAACACTTTATTCCAGATCGATTCCTGAATGCATCAGATCTTGGGAAAGATGTCGGCAATGGCGAGTTTAAACCTGTCCTTTGGAACGATTTAAATGACAAGCTGGTTATTCCTAATGGGACAATGGGTTCCAGATGGGAAGACAAAGCGAAATGGAATTTAAAAATGATCGATGAAGAAACAGGAGAAAGGATCGATCCAAGATTGTCATTCAAAGGTATTGAAGAAGCAATTGGAACCGTTAAGATTCCTTACTTCTCTCAAAGCGGCAATGAAATACTTTATCGAAATGTTCCTGTTAAAAAAGTGGAAGCAAATGGTGAAGTGATCTATACCACTACAGTATTCGATCTAACATTGGCCAACTATGGTGTTGACCGTGGTTTAGGGGGGCAAGCAGCCAAAACACTTGGAAATGATATTCCCTTCACACCCGCATGGCAGGAACGGATTACTGGAGTTAAACAAGAGCTGGTGACAAAAATCGCCCGTGAATTTGCTCAAAATGCTCTTGATACAAACGGGCGTTCAATGATTATTGTCGGAGCAGGAATTAATCACTGGTTTAACGCCGATACCATCTACCGAGCCGTGTTAAATCTAGTACTATTTGTCGGTGTACAAGGTGTTAACGGAGGCGGCTGGGCGCACTATGTCGGTCAGGAAAAGCTTCGCCCTGCTGAAGGCTGGCAAACGATTGCTACCGCGAAAGACTGGACAGGTCCTGCCAAATTACAAAACGGTACTTCCTTCTTCTATTTCACAACCGACCAATGGCGATACGAGGAGCAGCCGGTTAGCGAACATATTTCGCCGCTTTACAACAAGGCCCGTTATGACCATTATGCCGATTACAATGTATTGGCTGCAAGGCTAGGCTGGCTCCCATCCTATCCAACCTTTAACCAAAACGGCATTGAACTATATAAGGAAGCAGAAAAAAATGGTTATACCAATCCTGAAGAAGTTGGTAAATATGTTGCTGAGAAGCTAAAAGATCGAAAACTACAATTTGCCATTGAAGATCCAGATAATCCAGTTAATTTCCCTAGGAATCTATTTGTCTGGCGTTCTAATTTGATTTCCAGTTCGGGAAAAGGTCATGAATATTTCTTGAAGCACCTGCTGGGTACAACCAATGGCTTGCTGAATGATGATGGAGACTCCTTAAGACCGGAAGAAGTGAAATGGCATGACGATGCACCAGAAGGAAAACTAGACTTGTTGATTAATCTTGATTTCCGTATGGCAGGCACGGCGCTTTATTCTGATATCGTTCTCCCTGCTGCCACATGGTATGAAAAGCATGATTTAAGCAGTACGGATATGCATCCATTTATCCATCCATTTAATCCGGCGATTTCATCTCCTTGGGAATCCCGTTCTGATTGGGATATTTTTAAACTATTAGCCAAAACCGTCTCCGAACTGGCTGCAACGTTAAATATAGAGCCGATGAAAGAAATAGTTGCAACACCACTGTTACATGATACACCACAAGAATTGGCTCAGCCGCTTGGGAAGATCAAGGATTGGAGCAAGGGTGAATGCGAACAAATCCCAGGGAAAACAATGCCGCAAATTCATGTGGTCGAACGAGATTACAAACTGATTTTTGCCAAAATGACCTCCCTTGGTCCTAATGTAAAAAATGCACCTTATGGTATTAAAGGAATCAATTGGTCAGCAGCAGATGAATATGAAAAATTGAAAAAAGTGTTAGGTACTGTCTGCGGAGGCGTTGGGGATGGCTGTCCAAAAATTGAAACAGCTAAAAGCGTTTCCGATGCGATTTTAACGTTATCGTCAACATCTAATGGACGAATGGCTGTCAAGGCATGGGAAGCATTGGAGAAGAAAACGGATCTTGAATTAGTTGACTTGGCTGCTGAACGTGAAGAGGAATGCTTTACATTTGAGCAAATTACAGCACAGCCAAAAACAGTCATCACCTCCCCTGCTTTCAGCGGCTCTGAAAAAGGCGGCCGCAGGTACTCACCATTTACAACAAATGTTGAGCGGCTGATTCCGTGGAGAACGGTAACGGGAAGACAATCTTTCTATGTTGACCACGAGATGATGCAGGAATTTGGTGAAGCGATGGCAACCTTTAAGCCGATTTTGAACCATAAACCATTTAGGAAAAATCGGCCAGAGGTCGAAGGAAAAGAGATTGTTTTAAATTATTTGACACCGCATAATAAATGGTCCGTTCACAGCATGTATTTTGATTCACAGCCGATGCTTACCCTTTTCCGCGGCGGACCGACTGTATGGATGAATAAAGATGATGCAGCCGATGTGGGAATTATGGACAATGATTGGATTGAATGCTTTAACCGAAATGGCGTTGTCGTTGCCAGAGCAGTTGTCTCCCATCGGATTCCAAGAGGAATGGCCTTTATGCACCATGCACAAGACCGGCATATTAATGTGCCAGGTACCAAATTAACAAACAACCGCGGCGGGACTCACAACAGCCCAACCCGTATTCATGTGAAGCCGACACATATGATTGGCGGTTATGGACAACTGAGTTATGGCTTTAACTATTACGGACCAACTGGAAACCAACGTGACTTAAATGTTGTCATCCGTAAACTTAAGGAGGTTGATTGGCTTGAAGATTAA
- the narH gene encoding nitrate reductase subunit beta: MKIKAQIGMVMNLDKCIGCHTCSVTCKNTWTNRPGAEYMYFNNVETKPGIGYPKRWEDQEQYKGGWEVKNGKLQLKSGSKANRLLNLFFNPNLPEIDDYYEPWNYDYETLTNSPERKTQPVARPKSALTGEFMEILWGPNWEDDLAGGHVTGLRDPNVEKMENQIRTEFEDVFMMYLPRICEHCVNPSCVSACPSGAMYKRDEDGIVLVDQNACRGWRHCVSSCPYKKVYFNWQTNKAEKCTLCFPRIEAGLPTICSETCVGRIRYLGVMLYDADKVQDAATAEEKDLYHAQLGIFLDPHDPEIIAKAREEGIPMEWIEAAQTSPIYKMIIDWKIALPLHPEYRTMPMVWYIPPLSPIMNMFEGVGSSSSAEDIFPAIEQMRIPIEYLANLLTAGDQSHIRNVLKKMAAMRTYMRSIQTNKQTNTAVIEKLGLTEQDMKDMYRLLAIAKYNDRFVIPASHREEVADLYNEQGSCGLAFAGGPGACGTL; this comes from the coding sequence TTGAAGATTAAAGCACAAATCGGAATGGTCATGAATCTAGATAAATGTATTGGCTGCCATACATGCAGTGTGACGTGCAAAAACACCTGGACAAATCGTCCAGGTGCGGAATATATGTACTTTAATAATGTAGAAACAAAGCCAGGCATCGGTTACCCAAAACGTTGGGAAGATCAGGAGCAGTATAAAGGCGGCTGGGAAGTAAAAAATGGCAAGCTTCAATTAAAATCCGGTTCAAAAGCGAATCGTTTGCTTAACCTGTTTTTCAACCCGAATCTTCCGGAAATCGATGATTATTATGAGCCTTGGAATTATGATTATGAAACATTAACAAATAGTCCAGAGCGAAAAACCCAGCCAGTTGCCCGTCCTAAATCAGCTCTTACTGGTGAATTTATGGAGATACTTTGGGGACCTAACTGGGAAGATGATCTCGCAGGAGGTCACGTAACCGGCCTCCGCGACCCAAATGTTGAAAAAATGGAAAACCAAATTCGTACGGAATTTGAAGATGTTTTCATGATGTATCTGCCAAGAATTTGCGAACACTGTGTCAATCCTTCATGTGTTAGCGCCTGTCCTTCTGGTGCCATGTATAAGCGTGATGAAGATGGGATTGTCTTAGTTGACCAAAACGCCTGCCGCGGTTGGAGACATTGTGTATCCTCTTGTCCATATAAGAAGGTTTATTTTAACTGGCAGACAAATAAAGCGGAAAAATGTACCTTATGCTTTCCGAGAATTGAGGCAGGCCTTCCTACGATATGCTCGGAAACATGTGTCGGCCGTATACGTTATCTTGGTGTCATGCTATATGATGCTGATAAAGTCCAAGATGCCGCGACGGCTGAAGAAAAAGATCTTTATCATGCACAATTGGGAATTTTCCTTGATCCGCATGATCCTGAAATCATTGCGAAAGCACGTGAAGAAGGCATTCCAATGGAATGGATTGAAGCTGCACAAACTTCTCCAATCTATAAGATGATCATTGATTGGAAAATCGCCCTTCCGCTCCATCCGGAATATCGGACAATGCCTATGGTTTGGTATATTCCACCTTTAAGCCCGATCATGAATATGTTTGAAGGTGTCGGAAGCAGTTCAAGTGCTGAGGATATTTTCCCTGCCATTGAGCAAATGCGGATTCCTATTGAATACTTGGCTAACCTTCTTACTGCAGGTGATCAATCCCATATCCGGAACGTTTTGAAAAAGATGGCGGCAATGAGGACCTATATGAGAAGTATACAAACGAACAAGCAGACGAATACGGCAGTAATCGAAAAATTAGGATTAACAGAACAGGATATGAAGGACATGTACCGCCTCCTGGCCATTGCTAAATATAATGACCGCTTCGTGATTCCTGCTTCTCACCGCGAAGAAGTAGCGGATCTCTATAATGAACAGGGAAGCTGCGGCCTTGCGTTTGCCGGCGGTCCAGGTGCCTGCGGAACATTATAA
- the narJ gene encoding nitrate reductase molybdenum cofactor assembly chaperone, with amino-acid sequence MNDSNVQEIFQLCSYLLTYPDKDFIASLSEAEDELEFLTRSSAKDELKWFFKKAMALEPEELVAAYIHTFDFGKKTNLYITYMSNGEQRERGMDLLFLKNYYQLYGFEVTDKELPDYLPIMLEFAGQVEVEIMKPIFERYFANIKEIADHLHPEQNLYGHIMKSIILALKEAGIKKTVRRSDTNV; translated from the coding sequence ATGAATGATTCAAATGTGCAGGAAATCTTTCAACTGTGTTCTTACTTATTAACTTACCCTGACAAGGATTTTATTGCTTCCCTATCTGAGGCCGAAGATGAACTGGAATTCCTGACACGCTCTTCTGCAAAGGATGAATTAAAATGGTTTTTCAAAAAAGCGATGGCACTGGAACCTGAAGAACTAGTAGCAGCTTATATCCATACATTTGATTTTGGAAAGAAAACAAATTTATATATAACGTATATGTCGAACGGTGAACAACGTGAACGCGGCATGGACCTGCTCTTTTTGAAAAACTATTACCAATTATACGGTTTCGAGGTAACAGATAAAGAATTACCGGATTATTTACCAATCATGCTTGAATTTGCAGGTCAAGTTGAAGTTGAAATCATGAAGCCTATTTTTGAAAGATACTTTGCTAATATTAAAGAAATTGCTGATCATTTACATCCTGAACAAAATTTATATGGACATATTATGAAATCGATCATATTAGCTCTAAAAGAAGCAGGCATCAAAAAAACTGTACGAAGGAGTGATACAAATGTTTGA
- the narI gene encoding respiratory nitrate reductase subunit gamma translates to MFDQFLWVVLPYIVLTIFIGGHIYRYQRDQFGWTSKSSELLEKKLLRVGSNLFHWGIIFVFFGHVMGLLIPVELYESMGVSEHQYHLIALIGGIPAGVAAAIGIIILCYRRISVRRLVATSSTGDWISLLLLTIVILTGISATFLNVDPKGFDYRTTIGPWLRGILTFRANAISMNSVPIWFKIHILAVLGIFAVWPFTRLVHVFSVPLRYLSRSYVIYRKRSPKNI, encoded by the coding sequence ATGTTTGACCAATTTTTATGGGTAGTTCTCCCCTATATCGTCTTAACCATTTTTATTGGCGGTCATATATATAGATATCAGCGAGACCAGTTTGGCTGGACATCCAAATCTAGTGAATTGTTAGAGAAAAAATTACTCCGAGTTGGCAGCAATCTTTTTCATTGGGGAATTATTTTTGTTTTTTTCGGCCATGTGATGGGGCTATTAATTCCGGTTGAATTGTATGAATCAATGGGAGTTTCCGAGCATCAATACCATTTAATCGCATTAATTGGAGGGATTCCTGCAGGAGTCGCAGCAGCTATTGGCATTATCATTCTTTGCTATCGACGAATCAGCGTCCGCAGACTTGTTGCTACTAGTTCAACTGGGGACTGGATTTCCCTTTTATTGCTTACAATCGTTATTTTAACAGGGATTTCTGCCACATTCTTGAATGTAGATCCTAAAGGGTTTGACTACAGAACAACCATTGGGCCTTGGTTAAGAGGGATTTTAACTTTCCGGGCAAATGCCATTTCAATGAATAGTGTGCCGATTTGGTTTAAAATTCATATTTTAGCTGTCCTTGGCATTTTTGCTGTATGGCCATTCACTCGTCTTGTTCATGTATTTAGCGTACCTCTTCGCTACTTAAGTCGCAGCTATGTGATCTATCGTAAACGCAGCCCTAAAAATATTTAA
- a CDS encoding cobalamin-binding protein: MRIVSICPSNTELIEYLGLSDWLVGVDDYSDWPASTANLPKLGPDLSINMELVEELQPDLVLASLSVPGMEKNVEALKERGIPHIVLNPQSLREIEQDLLITAEALGEKRRGIEAAENFRQRLEEVKQRSEKATKRPRLYWEWWPKPIFTPGKVNWLTELSEAAGAVNVFGDVELASIQTEWKDVLNRKPDFICLAWVGVRKEKVQKSVVKKREGFEQLGFTSDNQILILEEELYCRPSPRLLEGLEKLYSLIHE, encoded by the coding sequence ATGCGTATTGTTTCGATTTGTCCAAGCAATACAGAATTAATTGAATACTTGGGACTATCTGATTGGCTTGTTGGGGTTGATGATTATTCAGATTGGCCGGCTTCAACTGCGAATCTGCCAAAGCTGGGTCCGGATTTATCTATTAATATGGAGCTCGTAGAGGAGCTGCAACCTGACCTGGTCCTTGCTTCATTAAGTGTTCCGGGAATGGAGAAAAACGTAGAAGCATTAAAGGAACGAGGAATTCCGCATATTGTATTGAATCCGCAATCCCTGAGAGAAATTGAACAAGACCTTTTAATAACTGCAGAAGCATTGGGAGAAAAAAGACGGGGAATAGAAGCAGCAGAAAACTTTCGACAACGACTTGAAGAAGTTAAGCAACGATCAGAAAAAGCAACAAAACGTCCAAGGCTTTACTGGGAATGGTGGCCTAAACCCATTTTTACACCTGGAAAAGTGAACTGGCTGACCGAACTTTCTGAAGCAGCTGGGGCTGTAAATGTTTTCGGTGATGTTGAATTAGCAAGTATTCAAACGGAATGGAAAGACGTTCTAAATAGGAAACCGGATTTCATTTGTCTCGCCTGGGTTGGTGTTCGCAAAGAAAAGGTTCAAAAATCGGTCGTTAAAAAGCGGGAAGGGTTTGAACAACTAGGATTTACTAGTGACAATCAAATTCTTATTCTAGAGGAAGAATTATATTGCCGACCCTCACCGCGATTATTGGAAGGTTTAGAGAAACTATATTCTCTCATACATGAATGA